A single Marinobacter sp. es.042 DNA region contains:
- a CDS encoding F0F1 ATP synthase subunit B has protein sequence MSIDWITVLAQIGNFLVLVWLLKRFLYKPILNGIDARETEIATRMGEAEVARKKAAAAEAAFVQQKQALLVDNSEQAERIREQAEKEKDALLAATRESLEREKQEWQAHLEAERDRFISELHCASAETLYQLVRRALHDLADEDLEERIGLHVISKLKPLAHELVSAGANAEQAVATTHKSLPNSTQETIRDALSGMAPGLDLKFSVDPRQAPGMILRIGSVQMAWTVDSYTDELTGMLSERLASGGTGWVQNHG, from the coding sequence ATGTCCATTGACTGGATCACGGTGCTTGCCCAGATCGGTAATTTCCTGGTGCTGGTATGGCTGCTCAAACGTTTTCTGTACAAGCCCATCCTGAACGGTATCGATGCCCGTGAAACCGAAATCGCGACTCGGATGGGTGAAGCCGAGGTCGCGCGAAAAAAAGCGGCCGCAGCAGAGGCTGCCTTTGTCCAACAGAAACAGGCATTGTTGGTCGACAACTCCGAGCAGGCCGAGCGGATTCGCGAGCAGGCAGAAAAGGAGAAAGATGCCCTGCTTGCAGCCACACGGGAGAGCCTTGAACGGGAAAAGCAGGAGTGGCAGGCCCATCTGGAGGCCGAGCGGGACCGGTTTATCAGTGAGCTGCACTGTGCCAGCGCCGAAACGCTCTATCAGCTTGTGCGTCGGGCCCTGCACGATCTGGCGGATGAAGACCTGGAAGAACGGATTGGCCTGCATGTCATCAGCAAGCTGAAGCCCCTGGCCCACGAACTGGTCTCCGCAGGTGCCAACGCCGAACAGGCTGTCGCGACCACTCACAAATCGCTCCCGAACAGCACTCAGGAAACCATTCGGGACGCATTGTCCGGCATGGCCCCGGGCCTTGATCTGAAGTTTTCGGTGGATCCGCGTCAGGCTCCGGGGATGATCCTGCGGATCGGCAGTGTGCAGATGGCCTGGACAGTCGACAGTTACACCGACGAGCTGACGGGGATGCTCTCTGAGCGATTGGCGTCGGGTGGTACGGGCTGGGTGCAGAACCATGGCTGA
- the atpD gene encoding F0F1 ATP synthase subunit beta, which translates to MSHNESRDTLQDAGKGTVVAIRGGVVSVRFPEPVPQIRELLYAGKIALEVAALEDRGVVRCMALAPVKGLGLGMPVRATGSPITVPVGDAILGRMLNVFGAPVDNQPVPATQERRAIHQLPPLLEDRVVRSQILETGIKAIDLLSPIERGGKTGLFGGAGVGKTVLITELINNTVQQHKGVSLFCGIGERSREAEELYREMGEAGVLENTVMLFGQMNEVPGVRFLIGKTALTMAEYFRDEQHRDVLLLIDNIFRFVQAGSEVSGLLGRMPSRVGYQPTLATELAELEERITSTHSAAITSVQAVYVPADDFTDPAAAHIFSHLSGSVVLSRKRASEGLYPAIDPLASSSVMLTPSVVGQRHYDIARAVRRTLAEYEELRDIIAMLGIEELSAADRTTVARARRLERFLTQPFFTTAAFTGAEGKRVTIAETLDGCEAILEQTEFDRDESEYYMIGALPEVVA; encoded by the coding sequence ATGAGCCACAACGAGTCTCGGGATACCTTGCAGGATGCCGGTAAAGGTACCGTGGTGGCCATTCGTGGTGGTGTGGTGAGCGTCAGGTTTCCGGAGCCGGTACCCCAGATTCGCGAGCTTCTCTATGCCGGCAAGATTGCGCTTGAGGTGGCCGCGCTTGAAGACCGGGGTGTGGTTCGCTGCATGGCACTGGCTCCGGTTAAGGGGCTCGGCCTGGGGATGCCGGTTCGGGCAACCGGTTCTCCGATCACGGTGCCGGTGGGTGATGCCATTCTGGGTCGGATGCTGAACGTGTTTGGTGCGCCGGTCGACAACCAGCCTGTACCGGCTACCCAGGAACGCCGTGCTATCCATCAGCTCCCGCCCCTGCTGGAAGATCGTGTGGTTCGAAGCCAGATTCTGGAAACCGGCATCAAGGCGATTGATCTGTTATCCCCTATCGAACGCGGTGGCAAAACCGGTCTATTCGGAGGTGCCGGCGTCGGCAAAACGGTGCTGATTACCGAACTGATCAACAACACCGTACAGCAGCACAAGGGCGTCAGCCTGTTTTGCGGCATTGGCGAGCGCTCCCGGGAAGCGGAGGAGCTTTATCGGGAAATGGGTGAGGCTGGCGTGCTCGAGAACACCGTCATGCTCTTCGGGCAGATGAATGAGGTTCCGGGGGTCCGGTTTCTGATTGGCAAGACCGCGCTGACCATGGCGGAGTATTTCCGCGATGAACAGCATCGGGATGTGCTTTTGCTGATCGACAACATTTTCCGTTTTGTCCAGGCGGGCTCGGAAGTTTCCGGGCTGCTCGGGCGTATGCCTTCCAGGGTTGGCTATCAGCCCACCCTGGCGACCGAGTTGGCCGAGCTGGAGGAACGAATCACCTCCACCCACAGTGCCGCGATTACCTCGGTTCAGGCGGTGTATGTGCCAGCGGACGACTTCACGGACCCTGCCGCCGCCCATATCTTCTCGCACTTGTCCGGCTCTGTGGTGCTGTCCCGCAAACGGGCCAGTGAGGGGCTTTACCCGGCGATTGATCCCCTGGCGTCTTCATCGGTCATGCTCACACCGTCGGTGGTCGGCCAACGGCATTACGACATTGCGCGGGCGGTGCGAAGAACCCTGGCCGAGTACGAAGAGTTGCGGGACATCATTGCCATGCTGGGCATCGAGGAACTCTCGGCGGCTGACCGAACCACCGTAGCCCGTGCCCGCCGGCTGGAGCGCTTCCTGACCCAGCCGTTTTTTACCACCGCCGCGTTTACCGGTGCCGAAGGCAAGCGGGTGACCATTGCCGAGACCCTCGATGGTTGTGAAGCGATTCTGGAGCAGACCGAATTCGATCGGGATGAGAGTGAGTACTACATGATTGGCGCTTTGCCAGAGGTGGTCGCATGA
- a CDS encoding AtpZ/AtpI family protein has protein sequence MTQKRRTPEDEIGRRARRLKKARENPGASPLRGLGAFGMIGWSIAVPTVGGAFLGLWLDRTMPQDFPWVLALILGGVTLGGFIAWAWIGRESREEEDGHDD, from the coding sequence ATGACTCAGAAGCGCAGAACGCCGGAAGATGAGATCGGGCGCCGGGCCCGGCGCCTGAAAAAAGCCCGGGAAAACCCCGGGGCAAGCCCGCTGCGCGGTCTGGGTGCCTTCGGGATGATCGGCTGGTCGATTGCTGTCCCGACTGTTGGCGGCGCGTTTCTCGGGCTTTGGCTGGATCGCACCATGCCCCAGGATTTCCCATGGGTGCTTGCGCTGATTCTGGGTGGCGTCACTCTGGGCGGTTTCATCGCCTGGGCGTGGATCGGAAGAGAAAGCAGGGAAGAGGAGGATGGTCATGATGATTGA
- a CDS encoding ornithine carbamoyltransferase encodes MAFNLKNRHFLTLRDFSPREIAFLLKLAADLKTAKYAGTEVPKLEGKDIALIFEKNSTRTRVGFEVAAFDQGARVTYLGPTGTHIGHKESVKDTARVLGRVYDAIEYRGFGQAVVEELAQYAGVPVYNGLTNEFHPTQILADFLTMQEHVEKPLREVAYVFIGDAANNMGDSLLIGGAKMGMDVRLCAPKACWPAQAVQDEARALAAETGARITITDDVDTAVAGVDFVYTDVWVSMGEPKEKWAERIKLLMPYQVNAALMAKTGNPRARFMHCLPAFHNTETVVGKEIQETYGIDAMEVTEEVFESPASIVFDQAENRMHTIKAVLVATLGG; translated from the coding sequence ATGGCATTCAATCTCAAGAACCGACACTTCCTTACCCTGCGGGATTTCAGCCCCAGGGAAATCGCTTTTTTGCTGAAGCTGGCTGCGGATCTGAAGACGGCCAAGTACGCGGGCACCGAAGTGCCCAAGCTCGAAGGCAAGGACATCGCACTGATCTTCGAGAAAAACTCCACGCGAACCCGGGTCGGGTTTGAGGTCGCCGCCTTCGATCAGGGCGCGCGGGTAACCTACCTCGGGCCGACCGGAACTCACATCGGCCACAAGGAATCGGTGAAAGACACCGCCCGGGTGCTTGGCCGGGTCTACGATGCCATCGAGTACCGTGGGTTTGGACAAGCCGTTGTGGAAGAGCTGGCACAATACGCTGGCGTGCCGGTCTACAACGGGCTCACTAACGAGTTCCATCCCACCCAGATACTGGCGGATTTCCTGACCATGCAGGAGCATGTGGAAAAGCCGCTGCGGGAGGTGGCCTACGTGTTCATCGGTGATGCCGCCAACAATATGGGCGACAGCCTGCTGATCGGCGGCGCCAAGATGGGTATGGACGTGCGCTTGTGCGCACCAAAGGCCTGCTGGCCGGCGCAGGCCGTGCAGGACGAAGCCCGGGCGCTGGCGGCGGAAACCGGAGCTCGCATCACCATTACCGATGACGTCGACACCGCCGTGGCCGGGGTCGATTTCGTGTATACCGATGTCTGGGTCTCGATGGGTGAGCCGAAGGAAAAGTGGGCCGAGCGCATCAAATTGCTGATGCCTTACCAGGTCAACGCGGCCCTGATGGCCAAAACCGGCAATCCACGGGCTCGGTTCATGCACTGTCTGCCGGCCTTTCACAACACCGAAACCGTGGTGGGAAAGGAGATTCAGGAGACCTATGGCATTGACGCCATGGAGGTGACTGAAGAGGTCTTCGAAAGCCCCGCTTCGATTGTTTTCGATCAGGCCGAGAACCGCATGCACACCATCAAGGCCGTCCTCGTGGCGACCCTGGGAGGCTGA
- a CDS encoding F0F1 ATP synthase subunit alpha encodes MAERPALTPAEDFLDALLDVPAPSPALTEVGTVAEVGDGIAVVAGLARALADELLVFASGVRGVVLDLEPDRLGVILLGPSDRITAGEDVWRTHKVFSVPVGNGLLGRILDATGGPRDGNGSVASTAERPVEASAPGILSRAPVNRPLATGIKVIDGAVPIGLGQRELIIGDRQTGKTSIAIDTILNQARSDVVSIYCAIGQRGDAVARVIETLRKSGQLANTVVVAAGDEDAPGLAYVAPYAAMTMAEYFADQGRDVLVVFDDLTHHARSYRELSLLLRRPPGREAFPGDIFYVHARLLERAGQFTPEAGGGSITALPVVETQAENLSAYIPTNLISITDGQIYLSPRLVRKNQFPAVDIGLSVSRVGGKAQHRAFREVAGNLRVTLSQFEELEDFARFGTRLDDNTRARLTRGAAVRTALRQPERDPMPAVEQLLVLMAALEGLLDGLSENEVAETMIRMRNSVGDSLKDVDESIRQNRSLEEAEKQSLLRVARAALAVSGEDRHGPDA; translated from the coding sequence ATGGCTGAGAGACCCGCGTTGACTCCGGCCGAAGACTTTCTGGATGCCTTGCTGGACGTTCCGGCGCCATCCCCGGCACTGACCGAAGTAGGAACCGTGGCCGAAGTTGGTGATGGTATTGCAGTTGTCGCTGGCCTGGCCCGGGCCCTGGCGGACGAGCTGCTGGTGTTCGCTTCAGGTGTGCGCGGCGTGGTGCTGGATCTGGAACCGGACCGGCTGGGCGTGATTCTGCTGGGACCGTCCGATCGGATAACGGCTGGGGAGGATGTCTGGCGAACCCACAAGGTATTCAGTGTGCCGGTCGGCAATGGCCTGCTTGGCCGCATTCTCGATGCCACCGGGGGCCCGCGGGACGGCAACGGGAGTGTCGCGTCGACCGCTGAGCGGCCGGTGGAGGCCAGCGCACCGGGTATACTCAGCCGGGCGCCGGTCAACCGGCCCCTGGCCACCGGCATCAAGGTCATCGATGGCGCGGTCCCTATCGGATTGGGGCAGCGGGAGCTCATCATTGGGGACCGCCAGACAGGGAAAACGTCCATTGCGATCGATACGATTCTTAACCAGGCCCGCTCCGATGTCGTGAGTATTTATTGCGCCATCGGCCAGCGCGGAGACGCGGTTGCCCGTGTTATCGAAACCCTGCGCAAAAGTGGCCAGCTCGCAAACACCGTCGTGGTTGCAGCCGGTGATGAGGATGCCCCAGGGTTAGCCTATGTTGCGCCCTATGCCGCGATGACTATGGCCGAATACTTTGCGGACCAGGGGCGTGACGTGCTGGTGGTTTTCGACGACCTGACTCACCACGCGCGCTCCTATCGTGAGTTGTCGCTGCTACTGCGGCGCCCGCCGGGGCGCGAGGCTTTCCCCGGGGATATATTCTACGTACATGCCCGTTTGCTTGAGCGGGCAGGACAGTTCACTCCAGAAGCCGGAGGCGGTTCCATTACCGCTTTGCCGGTTGTCGAAACCCAGGCAGAGAATCTCTCCGCCTACATTCCGACGAATCTCATTTCGATTACCGACGGACAGATCTACCTGTCCCCCAGGCTGGTGCGAAAAAACCAGTTCCCTGCGGTGGATATCGGGCTTTCCGTGTCCAGGGTCGGAGGCAAGGCCCAGCATCGGGCGTTCCGGGAGGTGGCAGGAAATCTACGTGTCACCCTGTCCCAGTTCGAGGAGCTGGAGGATTTTGCCCGATTCGGAACCCGGCTGGACGACAACACCAGGGCCCGTCTGACCCGCGGGGCAGCGGTCCGGACCGCATTGCGGCAGCCCGAGCGGGATCCCATGCCGGCTGTCGAGCAGCTTCTGGTATTGATGGCTGCCCTGGAAGGGCTGCTTGATGGCCTTTCAGAGAACGAAGTTGCTGAGACCATGATCAGGATGCGAAACAGTGTGGGCGACTCCCTGAAAGATGTAGACGAGAGTATTCGACAGAATCGTTCGCTGGAGGAAGCGGAAAAGCAAAGCCTGTTGCGGGTGGCCAGGGCAGCCCTGGCAGTGTCAGGAGAGGATCGTCATGGCCCAGACGCTTGA
- a CDS encoding ATPase, with the protein MTLAEAMDVTIRLPTRMLFEGRARKLFAVAENGAFGMLPNHIDFVTSLVPSVLILTLEDGHEQIFGIDEGILVKQGHKVDVAIRRGAPGTDLATLQESVRKNFIEVDEDERVARSALSRLEAGMVRRFADLQRPKP; encoded by the coding sequence ATGACGCTGGCTGAAGCAATGGACGTCACTATCCGGCTGCCGACCCGAATGCTCTTTGAGGGCAGGGCCCGCAAGCTGTTCGCGGTGGCCGAAAATGGGGCCTTCGGAATGCTGCCCAATCACATCGATTTTGTCACCTCGTTGGTGCCGTCGGTGCTGATTCTGACCCTGGAGGACGGCCATGAGCAAATCTTCGGTATCGACGAGGGCATTCTTGTGAAACAGGGGCACAAGGTGGATGTTGCGATCCGGCGCGGCGCTCCGGGCACGGATCTGGCGACCCTGCAGGAGAGTGTTCGCAAGAACTTTATTGAGGTGGATGAAGACGAACGAGTGGCCCGGTCAGCCCTGTCCAGGCTGGAGGCTGGCATGGTCAGGCGGTTCGCAGACCTGCAGCGGCCCAAGCCATGA
- a CDS encoding F0F1 ATP synthase subunit A yields MELTPDEATLFTIWGLDISETIGFTWIVMILLTVTSILITRNLRPDVPPNRWRTTLEVIVTAIQSQIEDISPRASRHVLYFSGTLFLFIAFSNLLLVVPGFTPPTASLSTTAALALSVLIAVPLFGITRQGIGGYLKTYIEPSVVMLPFNIISEFSRGISLAIRLYGNVMSGAVIAGILLGVAPFFFPVVMDMLGLLTGLIQAYIFAILATVYISSATATKPLKKEKDK; encoded by the coding sequence ATGGAACTGACGCCCGATGAAGCAACGCTCTTTACAATCTGGGGCCTGGATATCAGCGAGACAATCGGCTTCACCTGGATCGTTATGATCCTGCTGACCGTCACGTCCATTCTGATTACCCGGAATCTGCGCCCGGATGTGCCTCCGAACCGCTGGCGCACGACCCTGGAAGTCATTGTGACGGCCATCCAGAGCCAGATCGAGGACATCTCCCCGCGGGCCTCTCGACATGTGCTCTACTTCTCCGGAACCCTGTTTTTGTTCATCGCCTTTTCAAACCTTCTGCTCGTTGTGCCGGGCTTCACACCACCGACGGCCTCGCTGTCGACCACCGCAGCGCTGGCGCTGTCGGTGCTGATTGCGGTGCCACTGTTCGGCATTACCCGGCAAGGCATCGGCGGTTATCTGAAGACCTATATAGAACCCTCCGTGGTGATGCTGCCGTTCAATATCATCAGCGAATTCTCGCGCGGCATATCCCTGGCCATCCGGCTATACGGCAACGTTATGAGCGGTGCGGTGATCGCTGGCATCCTGCTGGGTGTGGCGCCGTTCTTTTTCCCTGTGGTGATGGACATGCTCGGACTGCTCACGGGCCTGATTCAGGCCTATATATTCGCCATCCTGGCGACGGTTTATATCTCATCGGCGACAGCGACAAAGCCTTTGAAGAAGGAGAAAGATAAATGA
- a CDS encoding F0F1 ATP synthase subunit C, translating into MTDLALIAMVSILTAGLTVSFGALGPALGEGRAAAAALSAIAQQPDSASTLSRTLFVSLAMIESTAIYCFVVAMIVLFANPFWDQALQAAQSAAG; encoded by the coding sequence ATGACAGATCTCGCACTCATTGCCATGGTGTCCATCCTGACCGCCGGGCTGACTGTGTCCTTTGGTGCTCTGGGCCCGGCGCTTGGGGAGGGGCGGGCGGCCGCTGCGGCGCTTTCTGCCATCGCGCAGCAGCCGGATTCCGCCTCTACCCTGTCGCGGACCCTGTTCGTTAGCCTGGCCATGATCGAGTCCACGGCCATCTACTGTTTTGTCGTGGCGATGATTGTCCTGTTTGCAAATCCGTTCTGGGATCAGGCGCTGCAGGCTGCCCAGTCGGCGGCAGGTTGA
- the arcC gene encoding carbamate kinase, protein MLVVAALGGNALLKRGEPLTAEVQRNNVQIAARSLAAVVRAGHDLVVTHGNGPQVGLLALQGASYKPDEAYPLDVLGAETEGMIGYMIEQELENALEHDRPVATLLTQVVVDPKDPAFEKPTKFVGPVYDREEAERRAAVAGWSIAPDGDKWRRVVPSPKPLEIPDMRVLKLLLDQSVVVVCAGGGGIPVLRRDDGSMVGIEAVIDKDAASALLARQLGADALLLLTDVEAVYRDFGTDQSTALSELTVVEARALDMPAGSMGPKLQAACDFAEAGGISGIGRLQDAVAILEGSAGTRVSAK, encoded by the coding sequence ATGCTGGTTGTGGCAGCGTTGGGTGGTAATGCCCTCCTGAAACGCGGGGAGCCGCTCACTGCGGAGGTCCAGCGCAACAATGTGCAGATTGCGGCCCGATCGCTGGCAGCGGTTGTCCGGGCCGGCCACGATCTTGTGGTCACCCATGGTAATGGGCCACAGGTGGGGTTGCTGGCTTTGCAGGGCGCCTCCTATAAACCGGATGAGGCCTACCCGTTGGATGTCCTGGGTGCGGAAACCGAGGGCATGATCGGCTATATGATCGAACAGGAGCTGGAGAACGCTCTGGAACATGACCGGCCGGTCGCAACCCTGCTGACCCAGGTGGTGGTGGATCCGAAGGACCCGGCTTTTGAAAAGCCGACCAAGTTTGTGGGGCCGGTCTATGACCGCGAAGAGGCAGAGCGTCGTGCGGCCGTTGCGGGCTGGAGTATTGCGCCGGACGGTGACAAGTGGCGCCGGGTGGTGCCTTCTCCGAAGCCCCTGGAAATACCGGACATGCGCGTACTGAAGTTACTGCTCGATCAGAGCGTGGTCGTGGTGTGTGCCGGGGGTGGAGGAATACCCGTGCTGCGCAGGGACGACGGCAGCATGGTCGGCATTGAGGCGGTCATCGACAAGGACGCCGCCAGTGCGTTGCTGGCCCGGCAGCTGGGGGCGGATGCGCTGCTCCTGTTAACAGATGTTGAGGCCGTCTACCGGGATTTCGGTACTGACCAGTCGACGGCGCTTTCCGAACTGACAGTGGTCGAGGCGAGGGCACTGGATATGCCCGCCGGATCCATGGGCCCCAAACTGCAGGCTGCATGCGATTTCGCCGAGGCCGGCGGGATCAGCGGCATCGGGCGCCTCCAGGATGCCGTGGCTATACTCGAAGGATCGGCGGGCACTCGAGTGTCGGCCAAATAA
- a CDS encoding ATP synthase subunit I — MMIDWASMLWGFGAGLAVSLVYFAGLAASVRFALGASRPVAVLLPSAAVRIALLLGVGWLVTAGATQVWAFVGYGAAFFMVRYLATLLARIPHPEKV; from the coding sequence ATGATGATTGACTGGGCGAGTATGCTTTGGGGCTTCGGGGCCGGCCTCGCCGTGAGCCTTGTTTACTTTGCGGGCCTCGCAGCGAGTGTGCGTTTTGCCCTGGGCGCATCACGGCCAGTGGCGGTGCTTTTGCCCAGTGCCGCAGTCCGAATTGCCCTGCTGTTGGGTGTCGGGTGGCTGGTTACAGCGGGGGCGACCCAGGTCTGGGCGTTCGTGGGCTACGGTGCCGCGTTTTTCATGGTGCGTTACCTGGCCACTCTTCTTGCGCGAATACCGCATCCGGAGAAAGTCTGA
- a CDS encoding FoF1 ATP synthase subunit gamma codes for MAQTLETLSRRTDTLGSIRSIVHTMKTMSAINAVPYEHAARSIESYHQTVLDGLRAFVAKTGPVSVPDVAQAERLLVVFGSDHGLCGNYNEILAESARSESLKAGSPARVLCVGARMGDALGDQGIRPEFTFLPPASADGIGRLASDIVTRLDEIGGGDVHNRIAVTLVFTRRADKGQREPEISQLLPLEPTLLSGSGASGWHSRSLADYTMPPAPLFAALLRNHIFASVFRASAEAMVTENAARLALMQQAEQAVDDRLEEVGGQFRLVRQDEITNELMDIIVGFEALKKPSVVHSSSL; via the coding sequence ATGGCCCAGACGCTTGAAACCCTGTCCAGGCGGACGGACACCCTTGGCAGCATTCGCAGCATTGTTCATACCATGAAAACCATGTCTGCGATCAATGCAGTGCCCTATGAGCATGCCGCCCGATCCATTGAGTCCTATCACCAGACCGTGCTGGACGGTCTGCGGGCATTTGTCGCGAAAACCGGGCCTGTGTCGGTGCCGGACGTCGCTCAGGCCGAACGGCTGTTAGTGGTGTTCGGTTCCGATCACGGTTTGTGCGGCAACTACAACGAAATACTCGCAGAAAGCGCAAGGTCGGAGTCATTGAAGGCCGGTAGCCCGGCCCGTGTTCTTTGCGTGGGTGCCCGCATGGGCGATGCGCTCGGCGATCAGGGCATCCGCCCGGAGTTTACCTTCCTGCCGCCGGCATCGGCCGATGGCATCGGACGCCTGGCCAGCGACATAGTGACGCGACTGGACGAAATCGGGGGTGGCGATGTGCATAACAGGATCGCTGTGACCCTGGTGTTCACCCGACGAGCCGACAAAGGACAACGTGAACCGGAAATAAGCCAGTTGCTGCCGCTGGAGCCCACGTTGTTGTCGGGTTCCGGGGCGTCTGGCTGGCACTCCCGCTCCCTTGCCGATTACACGATGCCGCCAGCCCCATTGTTCGCGGCGCTGCTGCGTAACCACATATTTGCCAGCGTTTTCCGCGCGTCGGCCGAAGCGATGGTTACGGAGAACGCGGCCCGCCTGGCCCTGATGCAACAGGCGGAGCAGGCGGTTGATGACCGACTTGAAGAGGTGGGCGGTCAGTTCCGATTGGTACGGCAGGACGAAATAACCAACGAACTGATGGACATTATTGTTGGCTTTGAGGCCCTCAAGAAGCCATCCGTTGTGCATTCCAGCAGTTTGTAG
- a CDS encoding efflux RND transporter periplasmic adaptor subunit has protein sequence MGRLVAAGVMVSLALLSAMAQAQSSERALMSEAVERSMLQETVHLDGVIEAVQQSTVSAQTSGTVRSLPFDVDDSVAAGDLIVQLEDSEQRSRLRQAEAGLEEAEAALADAGQRFDRIETVHERGLVSRQEFDQARNNLAAARARVERARASVSEAQEQLSYTRVLAPYGGILTERHVEVGEAVNPGQPLLSGLSLEQLRVVVDLPQKYAELARMERQAQVTLADGRVLETGEMTFYPYADPQTHTFRLRMRLSEPNGSLFPGMLVKVSVPVASRETLWVPFSSLIQRSELRAVFVLDDQDQPRLRQVRTGVRDNGRLEVLAGLSEGERVVTNPSVLVGSERLNPLERTGEESSP, from the coding sequence ATGGGTCGGCTGGTCGCTGCAGGCGTGATGGTCTCCCTGGCGTTGCTGTCCGCGATGGCTCAGGCCCAAAGCAGTGAACGTGCGTTGATGTCAGAAGCGGTCGAACGCAGCATGTTGCAGGAGACAGTGCATCTTGACGGCGTCATCGAAGCGGTACAGCAAAGTACGGTGTCCGCCCAGACCAGCGGTACTGTCCGGAGTCTCCCCTTCGATGTTGATGATTCCGTGGCTGCCGGCGACCTGATTGTCCAGCTGGAGGACAGTGAACAGCGGTCCCGTCTGCGCCAGGCCGAGGCCGGGCTTGAGGAGGCCGAGGCGGCATTGGCGGATGCTGGGCAGCGCTTTGACCGTATTGAAACGGTACACGAGCGTGGCCTTGTGTCCCGGCAGGAATTCGACCAGGCCCGCAACAACCTTGCCGCTGCCAGGGCCCGGGTCGAGCGCGCCCGGGCTTCGGTTTCCGAGGCGCAGGAGCAACTCTCCTATACCCGTGTGCTGGCACCCTACGGTGGCATTCTTACCGAACGGCATGTCGAAGTCGGAGAAGCGGTCAACCCCGGCCAGCCGCTGCTCAGCGGCTTGTCCCTGGAGCAGCTCCGGGTTGTGGTGGATCTACCCCAGAAGTATGCCGAACTGGCCCGCATGGAGCGTCAGGCCCAGGTCACCCTGGCTGATGGCCGGGTGCTGGAAACCGGTGAGATGACCTTCTACCCCTATGCCGATCCGCAAACTCACACCTTCCGTCTGCGGATGCGACTGAGTGAGCCCAATGGCTCGCTGTTTCCCGGCATGCTGGTGAAGGTCAGTGTGCCGGTTGCCAGCCGCGAGACCCTGTGGGTCCCGTTCAGCAGCCTGATTCAACGCAGCGAGCTCCGGGCGGTATTTGTGCTCGATGATCAGGATCAGCCCAGGCTGAGGCAGGTTCGCACCGGGGTGCGGGACAATGGCCGGCTGGAGGTTCTTGCGGGCCTGAGCGAGGGCGAGCGGGTAGTCACAAACCCGTCTGTGCTGGTGGGCAGCGAGCGCCTGAATCCGCTTGAAAGAACGGGCGAGGAGTCGAGCCCGTGA